A genomic stretch from Streptomyces venezuelae ATCC 10712 includes:
- a CDS encoding MFS transporter — protein sequence MAQTTARPDRTPGSPPVRTPRFHRAWSVAAVTFVTIIGAAAFASLPGLLIEPLHAEFDWSRGTIGFAVSVNLALYGLTAPFAAALMDRFGIRRVVAVALTVIAVGAALTTWMTAPWQLVLSWGVLVGLGSGSMALAFAATVTNRWFVARRGLVTGILTAAGASGQLIFLPLLSWLVEHHGWRPAAVTVSLAALAVVPFVWLLLRDHPADVRLAPYGGEYAEKPAPVTGAARRAVTVLFKAARTGPFWLLAGSFAICGASTNGLVRTHLVPAAHDHGMPVTTAAGLLAVIGVFDVVGTVASGWFTDRFEPRRLLAVYYALRGVSLLFLPMLLAPSVQPPMLFFIVFYGLDWVATVPPTLALCREQYGEDSAIVFGWVLASHQVGAAVVAFAGGVARDVFGTYDVVWYASGALCAAAALMALVINRRAPGPSLTR from the coding sequence ATGGCCCAGACAACCGCACGCCCCGACCGCACGCCCGGCAGCCCCCCGGTCCGCACCCCCCGCTTCCACCGCGCCTGGTCCGTCGCGGCGGTCACCTTCGTCACGATCATCGGCGCGGCCGCCTTCGCCTCCCTGCCGGGCCTGCTGATCGAGCCGCTGCACGCGGAGTTCGACTGGTCGCGCGGCACCATCGGCTTCGCCGTCTCGGTCAACCTCGCCCTCTACGGCCTGACGGCCCCCTTCGCCGCCGCCCTCATGGACCGCTTCGGCATCCGCCGGGTCGTCGCCGTCGCCCTCACCGTAATCGCCGTCGGAGCGGCCCTCACCACGTGGATGACGGCCCCCTGGCAGCTCGTCCTCTCCTGGGGCGTCCTCGTCGGCCTCGGCAGCGGCTCCATGGCCCTCGCCTTCGCCGCGACCGTCACCAACCGCTGGTTCGTGGCCCGCCGGGGCCTCGTCACCGGCATCCTCACCGCCGCCGGCGCCTCCGGGCAGCTGATCTTCCTGCCGCTGCTCTCCTGGCTCGTCGAGCACCACGGCTGGCGGCCGGCCGCCGTGACCGTCTCCCTCGCCGCCCTCGCGGTCGTCCCCTTCGTGTGGCTGCTGCTCCGCGACCACCCGGCGGACGTCCGGCTCGCCCCGTACGGCGGGGAGTACGCCGAGAAGCCCGCCCCCGTCACCGGCGCGGCCCGCCGCGCGGTCACCGTCCTGTTCAAGGCGGCCCGCACGGGCCCGTTCTGGCTGCTCGCGGGCTCCTTCGCGATCTGCGGCGCGTCCACGAACGGCCTGGTGAGGACCCACCTCGTGCCGGCCGCCCACGACCACGGGATGCCGGTGACGACGGCGGCGGGACTGCTCGCGGTCATCGGCGTCTTCGACGTCGTCGGCACGGTCGCATCCGGCTGGTTCACCGACCGCTTCGAGCCCCGCCGGCTGCTCGCCGTCTACTACGCGCTGCGCGGCGTCTCGCTGCTCTTCCTGCCGATGCTGCTCGCCCCCTCCGTGCAGCCGCCGATGCTGTTCTTCATCGTCTTCTACGGCCTGGACTGGGTGGCGACCGTGCCGCCCACCCTCGCCCTGTGCCGCGAGCAGTACGGCGAGGACTCGGCGATCGTCTTCGGCTGGGTGCTCGCCTCCCACCAGGTCGGGGCGGCGGTCGTGGCCTTCGCGGGCGGCGTGGCCCGTGACGTCTTCGGCACGTACGACGTCGTCTGGTACGCCTCGGGCGCGCTGTGCGCGGCGGCAGCCCTGATGGCCCTGGTGATCAACCGCCGGGCCCCCGGACCGTCCCTTACGCGCTGA
- a CDS encoding MFS transporter translates to MPAAVEPPALWNRNFRLFFVARGVAVFGEGMVPVAFAAGLLGAGHSGATVGYALGGWTAAFALFVLFGGVLADRFTARRMMILADLLRLPGAAVLAVSFTLGGPPLWAVYALSVLSGVGAALFQPGVASTIPRIAPDVQRANAVLRVVEALMTMAGPAAAGVLVAVWNAGAAFAVNGATFAVSALCLALMRIAPLPSDSLRRDSLGAELVCGWREFRARSWLWGVISIWTVYGLTVAGPMVPLTASLVTEDHGSAAYGVLMAVGGAGSAVGGLLALRLRPRTPLAAGAVALLGLPVNLVLLGLGAPVAVLGAGQFIGGAAFAFWLVMWSTAVQTHVPQEALNRMHAYDVAGSLLMMGVGRTLSGPVAAVVGTEEVLLVGAGIAVLVVAALLSVRPIRTLPRV, encoded by the coding sequence ATTCCCGCCGCGGTCGAGCCGCCCGCACTGTGGAACCGTAACTTCCGACTCTTCTTCGTCGCCCGGGGCGTCGCCGTCTTCGGCGAGGGCATGGTCCCGGTCGCCTTCGCCGCCGGACTCCTCGGCGCCGGGCACTCCGGCGCCACCGTCGGGTACGCGCTCGGCGGCTGGACCGCCGCGTTCGCGCTCTTCGTCCTCTTCGGCGGCGTCCTCGCCGACCGGTTCACCGCCCGCCGCATGATGATCCTCGCCGATCTGCTGCGGCTGCCCGGCGCGGCCGTCCTCGCCGTCTCCTTCACGCTCGGCGGCCCGCCGCTCTGGGCCGTGTACGCCCTCTCCGTCCTCAGCGGCGTCGGCGCCGCCCTCTTCCAGCCGGGCGTCGCCTCCACCATCCCCCGCATCGCCCCCGACGTGCAGCGCGCCAACGCCGTCCTGCGGGTCGTCGAAGCGCTCATGACCATGGCGGGCCCGGCCGCCGCCGGTGTCCTCGTCGCCGTGTGGAACGCGGGCGCGGCCTTCGCCGTCAACGGCGCCACGTTCGCCGTCAGCGCCCTCTGCCTCGCCCTCATGCGCATCGCGCCGCTCCCCTCCGACTCACTGCGGCGCGACTCGCTCGGCGCGGAACTCGTCTGCGGGTGGCGGGAGTTCAGGGCGCGCAGCTGGCTCTGGGGCGTGATCTCCATCTGGACGGTGTACGGGCTGACCGTCGCGGGACCCATGGTGCCGCTCACCGCGAGCCTGGTCACCGAGGACCACGGCTCGGCCGCCTACGGGGTGCTCATGGCCGTGGGCGGCGCGGGCAGCGCCGTCGGCGGACTGCTCGCCCTGCGGCTGCGCCCCCGCACCCCCCTCGCGGCCGGCGCGGTCGCCCTCCTCGGCCTGCCCGTGAACCTCGTCCTGCTCGGCCTCGGCGCGCCCGTGGCGGTGCTCGGCGCGGGCCAGTTCATCGGCGGCGCCGCCTTCGCGTTCTGGCTGGTGATGTGGTCGACCGCCGTCCAGACGCACGTACCGCAGGAGGCCCTGAACCGGATGCACGCCTACGACGTGGCCGGCTCGCTGCTGATGATGGGTGTCGGCCGCACCCTGTCGGGGCCGGTGGCGGCGGTGGTCGGCACGGAGGAGGTGCTGCTGGTGGGGGCGGGGATCGCGGTGCTGGTGGTGGCCGCGCTGCTGTCCGTACGCCCGATCAGGACGCTGCCGAGGGTGTGA
- a CDS encoding enoyl-CoA hydratase/isomerase family protein, giving the protein MVTDLPDVLHTLANGVSWITLNRPEAMNAVTWDQRERIMALLDEASADPDVRAVVVTATGRGFCAGADLRGAPSTGDRVAGDVARTIRRGAQRFIGAVLDCEKPVIAAVNGTAAGIGAHLALACDLVLAAESARFIEVFVRRGLVPDGGGAYLLPRLVGPQRAKELMFFGDAVPAAEAYAMGLVNRVVPAEDLEKTAREWAERLAQGPTRALALTKQLVNASLDVDRATAFAAEAAAQEINMTTGDAREGVAAFVERREARYEGR; this is encoded by the coding sequence TTGGTGACCGACCTTCCGGACGTCCTCCACACCCTCGCGAACGGCGTCTCGTGGATCACGCTCAACCGCCCCGAGGCGATGAACGCGGTCACCTGGGACCAGCGGGAACGGATCATGGCCCTGCTCGACGAGGCCTCCGCCGACCCGGACGTCCGGGCGGTGGTGGTGACGGCGACCGGCCGGGGCTTCTGCGCGGGCGCGGATCTGCGCGGGGCGCCGTCGACCGGCGACCGGGTCGCCGGGGACGTGGCGCGCACGATCCGGCGGGGGGCGCAGCGGTTCATCGGAGCCGTTCTGGACTGCGAGAAGCCGGTGATCGCGGCGGTGAACGGGACGGCGGCGGGGATCGGTGCGCACCTCGCCCTCGCCTGCGACCTGGTGCTGGCCGCCGAGTCGGCCCGTTTCATCGAGGTGTTCGTCCGCCGCGGCCTCGTCCCGGACGGCGGCGGGGCGTATCTGCTGCCGCGGCTGGTCGGGCCGCAGCGGGCGAAGGAGTTGATGTTCTTCGGGGACGCGGTGCCGGCGGCGGAGGCGTACGCGATGGGTCTGGTGAACCGGGTCGTCCCGGCGGAGGACCTGGAGAAGACGGCCCGGGAGTGGGCGGAGCGCCTCGCCCAGGGCCCGACCCGGGCCCTCGCGCTCACGAAACAGCTGGTGAACGCGTCCCTGGACGTGGACCGCGCGACCGCCTTCGCGGCGGAGGCGGCGGCGCAGGAGATCAACATGACGACGGGGGACGCGAGGGAGGGTGTGGCCGCCTTCGTGGAGCGCCGGGAGGCTCGGTACGAGGGGCGGTAG
- a CDS encoding acetate--CoA ligase family protein has translation MLGSTHGTFTTGLRARVDACGESPRTTVHGVTAAPGDQDVSGRPLHAAVPDLDRFFRPESVAVVGASDAEGRPNTGITRQLLAWSERVGARLVPVHPTRTSVFGIDCVPSVGALTEPVDLAVLLVADPLPVIEELAETKVKFAVAFASGFAETGEAGAAAQERLAAAVRRSGLRLLGPNTNLNAFERFREDLEGPAVALITQSGHQGRPVFTLQELGVRLSHWAPTGNEADLETADFISYFAGRPEVGAIACYVEGLKDGRSFLLAADRAARHGVPVVAVKVGRTETGARTAASHTGKLTGADQVVDAAMRQFGVIRVDGLDQLQDTATLLARARRPQADGVVVYSISGGTGAHFADLATEAGLRLPTLPQAKQDELHTWIPEYLSVANPVDNGGHPVGDWRGRKIIDAILADPSVGVLICPITGPFPPMSDKLAQDLVDAAEATDKLVCVVWGSPVGTEDAYRTTLLGSSRVATFRTFANCIGAVKAYLDHHRFTTCYRSPFDEAPRTPSPSFRKAQALMRPGRRLSEHAAKQLLRAYGIRVPREQLVTSAAAAVRAAGLVGYPVVMKASGAQLAHKTELGLVKVGLTSASQVRDAYRELTDIARFESIDLDGVLVCQMVGRGVEMVVGVARDDLFGPTVTVGLGGVLVEVLGDTAVRVPPFGEREARSMLAELRGRALLDGVRGAPPADVDALVEVVLRVQRMALELDGDLAELDINPLMVLPRGQGAVALDALAVCR, from the coding sequence ATGCTTGGATCGACTCACGGCACCTTCACCACCGGTCTCCGCGCCCGCGTGGACGCCTGCGGGGAGTCGCCCCGCACCACCGTGCACGGCGTCACCGCCGCCCCCGGCGACCAGGACGTCAGCGGCCGGCCGCTGCACGCCGCCGTGCCCGACCTCGACCGCTTCTTCCGGCCCGAGTCCGTCGCCGTCGTCGGCGCCTCCGACGCCGAGGGACGGCCCAACACCGGCATCACCCGGCAGCTGCTCGCCTGGTCCGAGCGCGTCGGCGCCCGGCTCGTGCCCGTGCACCCGACCCGTACCAGCGTGTTCGGGATCGACTGCGTGCCCTCCGTCGGCGCGCTCACCGAACCCGTCGACCTCGCCGTCCTCCTCGTCGCCGATCCGCTCCCCGTCATCGAGGAACTCGCGGAGACCAAGGTGAAGTTCGCGGTCGCCTTCGCCTCCGGCTTCGCCGAGACCGGCGAGGCCGGGGCCGCCGCGCAGGAACGTCTCGCCGCCGCCGTACGCCGCTCCGGGCTCCGCCTCCTCGGCCCCAACACCAACCTCAACGCCTTCGAACGCTTCCGCGAGGACCTCGAAGGACCCGCCGTCGCCCTCATCACCCAGTCCGGCCACCAGGGACGGCCCGTCTTCACCCTCCAGGAACTCGGCGTCCGCCTCTCCCACTGGGCGCCCACCGGCAACGAGGCCGACCTGGAGACCGCCGACTTCATCTCGTACTTCGCCGGACGGCCCGAGGTCGGCGCCATCGCCTGCTACGTCGAGGGCCTCAAGGACGGCCGCTCCTTCCTCCTCGCCGCCGACCGGGCTGCCCGCCACGGCGTCCCCGTCGTCGCCGTCAAGGTCGGCCGCACCGAGACCGGGGCCCGTACGGCCGCCTCCCACACCGGCAAGCTCACCGGCGCCGACCAGGTCGTGGACGCGGCCATGCGGCAGTTCGGGGTGATCCGGGTCGACGGGCTCGACCAGCTCCAGGACACCGCGACCCTGCTCGCCCGCGCCCGCCGCCCGCAGGCCGACGGCGTCGTCGTGTACTCGATCTCCGGCGGCACCGGCGCGCACTTCGCCGACCTGGCCACCGAGGCGGGGCTCCGGCTGCCCACCCTCCCGCAGGCCAAGCAGGACGAACTGCACACGTGGATCCCCGAGTACCTCTCCGTCGCCAACCCCGTCGACAACGGCGGGCACCCGGTGGGCGACTGGCGCGGCCGGAAGATCATCGACGCGATCCTCGCGGACCCCTCGGTGGGCGTGCTGATCTGTCCGATCACCGGCCCCTTCCCGCCCATGAGCGACAAGCTCGCCCAGGACCTCGTCGACGCGGCCGAGGCCACCGACAAACTCGTGTGCGTGGTGTGGGGCTCCCCCGTCGGGACCGAGGACGCCTACCGCACGACCCTGCTCGGCTCCTCGCGCGTCGCCACCTTCCGTACGTTCGCCAACTGCATCGGCGCCGTGAAGGCCTACCTCGACCACCACCGCTTCACCACCTGTTACCGCTCCCCCTTCGACGAGGCCCCCCGCACCCCCTCCCCGTCCTTCCGCAAGGCCCAGGCGCTCATGCGGCCCGGCCGCCGGCTCAGCGAGCACGCGGCGAAGCAGCTGCTGCGGGCGTACGGCATACGGGTGCCCCGCGAGCAGCTCGTCACCAGCGCGGCGGCGGCCGTGCGGGCCGCCGGGCTCGTCGGCTATCCGGTGGTCATGAAGGCCTCCGGCGCGCAGCTCGCCCACAAGACCGAACTGGGCCTGGTGAAGGTCGGTTTGACCTCGGCGAGCCAGGTCCGCGACGCGTACCGCGAACTCACCGACATCGCCCGCTTCGAGTCGATCGACCTCGACGGCGTCCTGGTCTGCCAGATGGTCGGGCGCGGGGTCGAGATGGTGGTGGGCGTGGCCCGCGACGACCTGTTCGGCCCGACGGTGACGGTCGGGCTCGGCGGGGTCCTCGTGGAGGTCCTCGGCGACACGGCCGTACGGGTCCCGCCGTTCGGGGAGCGCGAGGCCCGCTCGATGCTCGCCGAACTCCGCGGCCGGGCCCTCCTCGACGGCGTACGGGGCGCCCCGCCGGCCGACGTGGACGCGCTCGTCGAGGTCGTGCTGCGGGTGCAGCGGATGGCCCTCGAACTCGACGGCGACCTCGCCGAACTCGACATCAACCCGCTGATGGTGCTGCCGCGCGGGCAGGGCGCGGTGGCCCTGGACGCCCTGGCGGTCTGCCGATAG
- a CDS encoding DoxX family membrane protein produces MQTVWLTGAEWLAVLRIGLGLWWLESWRHKDRKGWFERGTGIAWAADVAGKHKWPPVKKGFEAIVAPRPKLMAYVVVYAELALGLGLVTGFLTPVALIGGLLLNLLYLVLMIHDWAEQGQNAMMALISLVALFAMSWQTWSLDHAIGLFR; encoded by the coding sequence ATGCAGACCGTCTGGCTCACCGGCGCCGAATGGCTCGCCGTCCTCCGCATCGGCCTCGGCCTGTGGTGGCTGGAGAGCTGGCGCCACAAGGACAGGAAGGGCTGGTTCGAGCGCGGCACCGGCATCGCCTGGGCCGCCGACGTGGCGGGCAAGCACAAGTGGCCGCCGGTCAAGAAGGGCTTCGAGGCGATCGTGGCACCCCGCCCCAAGCTCATGGCGTACGTCGTCGTCTACGCCGAACTCGCCCTGGGACTCGGCCTGGTGACCGGCTTCCTGACCCCGGTCGCCCTGATCGGCGGCCTCCTCCTCAACCTCCTCTACCTCGTCCTCATGATCCACGACTGGGCCGAGCAGGGGCAGAACGCGATGATGGCGCTCATCTCCCTCGTCGCGCTGTTCGCCATGTCCTGGCAGACCTGGTCCCTCGACCACGCGATCGGACTCTTCCGATGA
- a CDS encoding flavin-containing monooxygenase, whose product MSTTPLAPSSPAGHPVYVIGAGPGGLAVAAALRARGVRAVVLERSDAVGASWRAHYDRLRLHTTRRLSALPGLKMPRSFGRWVARADVVRYLEKYAEKHELEIVTGVEVFRVERAGADWVLHATGGRRLTGRAVVVATGFNHTPRVPEWPGLDRYEGELSHAREYRHPGPYAGKDVLVVGIGNTGAEIAADLAEGGAGRVRLAVRTVPHIVRRTTAGWPAQRTGILVRRLPTGLVDRMGALMARAGTPDLSAYGLPRPDTGLATRMREGAVPVQDVGLIDAVRAGKVGIVAAVEAFEGGEVVLADGTRIAPDAVIAATGYRRALEPLVGHLNVLDDRGRPVAHGPRSPREAPGLYFTGFTNPISGMFRELAIDAEKIARRIARTTGRGQKREMPL is encoded by the coding sequence ATGTCCACCACCCCCCTTGCACCCTCTTCACCGGCCGGCCACCCCGTGTACGTCATCGGCGCCGGCCCCGGCGGGCTCGCCGTCGCCGCGGCCCTCCGCGCGCGGGGCGTCCGGGCCGTCGTCCTGGAGAGGTCCGACGCCGTCGGCGCCTCCTGGCGCGCCCACTACGACCGGCTGCGGCTGCACACCACCCGGCGGCTCTCCGCCCTCCCCGGCCTGAAGATGCCCCGCTCCTTCGGCCGCTGGGTCGCCCGCGCGGACGTGGTGCGCTACCTGGAGAAGTACGCCGAGAAGCACGAGCTGGAGATCGTCACCGGCGTCGAGGTCTTCCGGGTCGAACGGGCGGGCGCGGACTGGGTCCTGCACGCGACCGGCGGACGGCGGCTCACCGGGCGGGCGGTGGTCGTGGCCACCGGGTTCAACCACACCCCGCGGGTGCCCGAATGGCCCGGGCTCGACCGTTACGAGGGCGAGCTGAGCCACGCCCGCGAGTACCGCCATCCCGGGCCGTACGCCGGGAAGGACGTCCTCGTCGTCGGCATCGGCAACACCGGGGCCGAGATCGCCGCCGACCTCGCCGAGGGCGGCGCGGGCCGGGTGCGGCTCGCGGTGCGGACGGTGCCGCACATCGTGCGCCGCACCACCGCCGGATGGCCCGCCCAGCGCACCGGCATCCTGGTGCGCCGCCTGCCGACGGGGCTCGTCGACCGGATGGGCGCCCTGATGGCCCGGGCCGGGACGCCCGACCTCTCGGCGTACGGGCTGCCCCGGCCGGACACCGGGCTCGCCACCCGGATGCGCGAGGGCGCGGTGCCGGTGCAGGACGTGGGTCTGATCGACGCCGTACGGGCGGGGAAGGTGGGGATCGTCGCCGCCGTCGAGGCCTTCGAGGGCGGCGAGGTCGTCCTCGCGGACGGCACCCGGATCGCCCCCGACGCGGTGATCGCGGCGACCGGCTACCGCCGCGCCCTGGAACCGCTCGTCGGCCATCTGAACGTGCTCGACGACCGCGGTCGCCCGGTCGCCCACGGCCCCCGTTCGCCGCGCGAGGCACCCGGCCTGTACTTCACCGGCTTCACGAACCCGATCAGCGGGATGTTCCGGGAGCTGGCGATCGACGCGGAGAAGATCGCGCGCCGGATCGCCCGCACCACCGGGCGGGGTCAGAAGAGGGAGATGCCCTTGTAG
- a CDS encoding GlxA family transcriptional regulator: MPTPPVPSSPAPPPHRVAVLALPGLLPFELGIPHRIFGRAKDATGRPLYEIVTCATAAGPVPTDADFSIHVEHGPEALAAADTVVVPASYELGPVYDEGRLTEELAAALGHIRPGTRLVSICTGGFVLAAAGYLDGRPATTHWASAEHFQRLFPRVRVDADVLFVDDGDVLTSAGVAAGIDLCLHIVRRDHGTAIANDVARRTVVPPHRDGGQAQYIERPLPEAGTHTTTTARAWALAHLHEPIQLRDLAEKEAMSVRTFTRRFRDEVGISPGQWLTQQRVERARHLLESTGLPVDRVAQDAGFGTAQSLRVHLMSAIGVTPTSYRRTFRTSTAVPSADSAS; encoded by the coding sequence GTGCCGACGCCGCCCGTGCCATCATCGCCCGCCCCGCCCCCGCACCGCGTCGCCGTGCTCGCGCTGCCCGGCCTCCTCCCCTTCGAACTCGGCATCCCGCACCGCATCTTCGGCCGCGCCAAGGACGCCACGGGCCGCCCGCTGTACGAGATCGTCACCTGCGCGACGGCCGCCGGACCGGTCCCGACGGACGCCGACTTCTCGATCCACGTCGAGCACGGCCCCGAGGCGCTGGCCGCCGCCGACACCGTCGTCGTCCCCGCCTCGTACGAGCTCGGCCCGGTCTACGACGAGGGCAGGCTCACCGAGGAGCTGGCCGCCGCCCTCGGACACATACGGCCCGGCACCCGGCTGGTCTCCATCTGCACCGGCGGCTTCGTGCTCGCCGCCGCCGGGTACCTCGACGGCCGCCCGGCCACCACCCACTGGGCCTCCGCCGAGCACTTCCAGCGCCTCTTCCCGCGCGTACGGGTCGACGCCGACGTGCTGTTCGTCGACGACGGCGACGTCCTCACCTCGGCGGGAGTGGCCGCCGGGATCGACCTGTGCCTGCACATCGTGCGCCGCGACCACGGCACGGCGATCGCCAACGACGTCGCCCGCAGGACCGTCGTACCGCCCCACCGGGACGGCGGCCAGGCCCAGTACATCGAGCGGCCCCTCCCGGAGGCCGGCACCCACACCACGACGACCGCGCGGGCCTGGGCGCTGGCCCACCTCCACGAGCCGATCCAGCTGCGGGACCTGGCCGAGAAGGAGGCGATGAGCGTACGGACGTTCACCCGCCGCTTCCGCGACGAGGTCGGCATCAGCCCCGGCCAGTGGCTCACCCAGCAGCGCGTCGAGCGCGCCCGGCACCTCCTGGAGTCCACCGGACTGCCCGTCGACCGGGTGGCCCAGGACGCGGGCTTCGGCACCGCCCAGTCGCTGCGGGTGCATCTGATGAGCGCGATCGGCGTGACCCCGACGTCCTACCGGCGCACCTTCCGCACGAGCACCGCCGTCCCGTCCGCGGACTCCGCCTCCTGA
- a CDS encoding flavin reductase family protein translates to MGHAGMAATVVRHLRAAGSPTAVEPLPRPVLRAVREDERPPVDPAEFRRVLGHFASGVTIVTALDATGPAGFACQSFASLSLDPPLVAFMVARTSTTWPRIAGAGAFCVNVLGADQGPLCRSFAVSGADKFAGVDWAPAPVTGSPRLAGAPAWIDCAITAVHTGGDHLIVVGRVESLGAEEEGEPLLFHRGRFGRFSA, encoded by the coding sequence ATGGGACACGCGGGGATGGCGGCCACCGTCGTCCGACACCTGAGAGCGGCCGGTTCGCCGACGGCCGTGGAACCACTGCCCAGGCCGGTGCTGCGCGCGGTACGGGAGGACGAGCGACCGCCCGTCGACCCGGCCGAATTCCGCCGCGTGCTCGGTCACTTCGCGAGCGGGGTCACGATCGTGACCGCGCTCGACGCGACGGGACCTGCCGGGTTCGCCTGCCAGTCCTTCGCCTCCCTCTCCCTCGACCCGCCCCTGGTCGCCTTCATGGTCGCCCGCACGTCGACGACCTGGCCCCGGATCGCGGGCGCGGGCGCCTTCTGCGTCAACGTCCTCGGCGCCGACCAGGGCCCGCTGTGCCGGTCCTTCGCGGTGAGCGGCGCGGACAAGTTCGCCGGGGTGGACTGGGCCCCGGCCCCCGTCACCGGCTCCCCCCGGCTGGCCGGCGCGCCCGCCTGGATCGACTGCGCGATCACCGCCGTGCACACCGGGGGCGACCATCTGATCGTGGTGGGGCGGGTGGAGTCGCTGGGGGCCGAGGAGGAGGGCGAGCCCTTGCTGTTCCACCGGGGACGGTTCGGGCGCTTCAGCGCGTAA
- a CDS encoding VCBS repeat-containing protein, which translates to MTRRTSTIRTTSTAGTTVRPRGRRRALGAALAVLASSAALTATGATPAQAAAGAPKPRVVFTEYKTVDGVRHSSIITVNTDGTDRRTLVPSGPGLTPADISGVSYSPDGLRMAFINNDGYGDIWVADADGRNARPVRMDVDEPDGWLTGLDWTPDGKQLYLSFRGKPGHDRLRIMRVNLDGTGLGYVFASPERTWDTQVDVAWDGRITFLRGSTIRTWDPRVGGEPQQVAYGLHPTFSPDGERLAFAAYVDGAYDVRARVLDGGAEYSLSKGKNVLFPEWSPDGSQVAYLSGGTEQQATVSSATAPGSTPKNLSAPDTTAADLSWVTPRGWSPHGTFRHDYSGDGRPDALALDSAGVLWRYDGSGGGAFKPRVRIGWGWKGQRFTAAGDLGADGRPDALVQDAAGVLWRLDGTATGGFAPKVKLGTGWKDYKVTGVGDLTGDGYADILAVDAVGAVWQYPGDGHGGLQSRRRVGTGYTGQRFTGVGAFTRGGHQNYLGLFPSGDLYRYERGAAYKVGWGWKGLTLTGAGDLSGDGVTDVLALDTAGVLWRYDGDGKGGMKPRVKAGWGYKGISLF; encoded by the coding sequence GTGACCCGCAGGACCAGCACCATCCGCACGACCAGCACCGCCGGCACCACCGTCCGGCCGCGGGGCCGCCGCCGCGCCCTCGGCGCGGCCCTGGCCGTCCTCGCCTCCTCCGCCGCCCTCACGGCGACCGGGGCGACCCCCGCCCAGGCCGCGGCGGGCGCGCCGAAGCCCCGGGTGGTCTTCACCGAGTACAAGACCGTCGACGGCGTCCGCCACAGCAGCATCATCACGGTCAACACCGACGGCACCGACCGGCGCACCCTCGTTCCCAGCGGCCCGGGCCTGACCCCGGCCGACATCAGCGGCGTCAGCTACTCACCCGACGGCCTGCGCATGGCCTTCATCAACAACGACGGCTACGGCGACATCTGGGTCGCCGACGCCGACGGCCGCAACGCGCGCCCCGTCCGCATGGACGTCGACGAGCCCGACGGCTGGCTCACCGGCCTCGACTGGACCCCCGACGGCAAGCAGCTCTACCTGAGCTTCCGCGGCAAGCCGGGCCACGACCGCCTGCGCATCATGCGGGTGAACCTCGACGGCACCGGCCTCGGATACGTCTTCGCCTCGCCCGAGCGGACCTGGGACACCCAGGTCGACGTCGCCTGGGACGGGCGCATCACCTTCCTGCGCGGCAGCACCATCCGGACCTGGGACCCGCGCGTCGGCGGCGAGCCGCAGCAGGTCGCCTACGGCCTGCACCCGACGTTCTCGCCGGACGGCGAACGGCTCGCCTTCGCGGCCTACGTCGACGGCGCGTACGACGTCCGGGCCCGAGTCCTGGACGGCGGCGCCGAGTACTCCCTGTCCAAGGGCAAGAACGTCCTGTTCCCCGAGTGGTCCCCGGACGGCTCCCAGGTCGCGTACCTCTCCGGCGGTACGGAGCAGCAGGCCACCGTCAGCAGCGCCACCGCTCCCGGCAGCACGCCCAAGAACCTCTCGGCCCCCGACACCACCGCCGCCGACCTCTCCTGGGTCACCCCGCGCGGCTGGAGCCCCCACGGCACCTTCCGCCACGACTACTCCGGCGACGGCCGCCCCGACGCCCTCGCCCTGGACTCCGCCGGCGTCCTCTGGCGCTACGACGGCAGCGGCGGCGGCGCCTTCAAGCCTCGGGTGAGGATCGGCTGGGGCTGGAAGGGCCAGCGCTTCACCGCGGCCGGCGACCTGGGCGCCGACGGCCGCCCCGACGCGCTCGTCCAGGACGCGGCCGGCGTCCTGTGGCGGCTCGACGGCACCGCCACCGGCGGCTTCGCGCCGAAGGTGAAGCTGGGCACCGGCTGGAAGGACTACAAGGTCACGGGGGTCGGCGACCTGACCGGGGACGGCTACGCCGACATCCTCGCCGTCGACGCCGTGGGTGCCGTCTGGCAGTACCCGGGCGACGGCCACGGCGGCCTCCAGAGCCGTCGGCGGGTCGGCACCGGGTACACCGGCCAGCGCTTCACGGGCGTCGGCGCGTTCACCCGCGGCGGCCACCAGAACTACCTCGGCCTGTTCCCGTCCGGCGACCTCTACCGCTACGAGCGGGGTGCCGCTTACAAGGTCGGCTGGGGCTGGAAGGGCCTCACCCTCACCGGCGCGGGCGACCTCTCCGGTGACGGCGTCACCGATGTCCTCGCCCTCGACACCGCGGGGGTGCTCTGGCGGTACGACGGCGACGGCAAGGGCGGCATGAAGCCCCGGGTGAAGGCGGGCTGGGGCTACAAGGGCATCTCCCTCTTCTGA